From the genome of Pieris rapae chromosome 5, ilPieRapa1.1, whole genome shotgun sequence, one region includes:
- the LOC110996401 gene encoding uncharacterized protein LOC110996401, translated as MYHKVRRKMYYILGAILFLIGLSYALPIALDIPESSKNDIDNDIIDFDEEYSMKYNKQYGILPWNSAEFNKESYRYIIDNATQDEDEKNITKYITTTGKDELNVIPIELISTTESSRDETTTEDLTVIPLSSTEKTSVFFNETEIIVVSTEKSEDFNSTTDFYELTTSDRPVINDSLSLNNNPVELTTEFTPTNFTTEFIKSVIITTNTTATNAAESTVESNTTHTNFTETSNATITDRDIESAEIPDVPLFTELDTEEQEVPEDYYDNKDIVPTPTPKTDALSVIFGFAGSVVEGVVDSVAERIFPKTLYDLLKRMQKQNEALEAERLRSREENGGIGQFTRGVIKSISNGLSRPLSQLMAGARDIGSLDSDRGFISSLASGVTSVADAANSMLDTFKDRVQAIYPGTLWCGDGHSAQARSSDLGLFFFTDTCCRQHDSCKLYIPSGETKFGLTNTGLFTRSHCSCDAKFRECLKKTNSLVSSQIGLTYFNVLGPQCFRRAHPIVKCVRRTRLTGQKCEEYELDYTKPKMWQWFDNESY; from the exons ATGTACCACAAGGTGAGGCGAAAAATGTACTACATTTTGGGagccattttatttttaattggattGTCATACGCTCTGCCGATAGCTTTAGACATACCTGAGTCTTCGAAAAATGATATTGATAATGATATCATTGATTTCGATGAAGAATattcaatgaaatataataaacaatatggTATTTTGCCATGGAATTCTGCTGAGTTTAATAAAGAGTCGTATAGATATATCATAGACAATGCGACGCAAGATGAagacgaaaaaaatataacgaaatACATAACAACAACAGGAAAGGatgaattaaatgttataccAATAGAACTAATTAGTACTACTGAAAGTTCAAGAGACGAAACAACAACGGAAGACTTGACCGTAATACCTCTATCATCTACTGAAAAAActagtgttttctttaatgaaACGGAAATTATAGTTGTATCAACTGAAAAGTCCGAAGATTTCAATTCCACAACAGACTTTTATGAATTGACTACAAGTGATAGGCCAGTTATAAATGatagtttaagtttaaataataatcctgTAGAATTAACTACCGAATTTACACCGACCAATTTTACtacagaatttattaaatcagtaATAATAACGACAAATACCACAGCTACAAATGCAGCAGAATCAACAGTAGAATCCAACACTACACACACAAATTTCACTGAAACAAGTAATGCAACAATCACTGATAGAGATATCGAAAGTGCAGAAATACCGGATGTTCCCCTGTTCACAGAATTAGATACCGAAGAACAGGAAGTTCCAGAAGATTACTATGACAATAAAGATATTGTGCCAACTCCAACGCCGAAGACTGACGCACTTTCAGTAATCTTTGGCTTTGCTGGTAGCGTTGTTGAAGGAGTTGTTGACAGTGTGGCGGAAAGAATTTTCCCCAAGACTTTATATGATCTGTTAAAGCGAATGCAGAAGCAGAATGAAGCGCTAGAAGCAGAAAGATTGAGAAGTAGAGAGGAGAATGGTGGAATTG GTCAATTTACACGGGGCGTCATTAAATCCATATCAAATGGTCTCAGTAGACCGTTAAGTCAGTTGATGGCAGGTGCCAGAGATATAGGGTCTTTGGATAGTGACCGTGGCTTTATCAGTAGTCTTGCATCCGGTGTAACCAGCGTGGCAGATGCTGCTAATTCTATGCTTGATACGTTCAAGGATCGAGTTCAAGCAATTTATCCAG GGACTCTTTGGTGCGGAGACGGCCATTCTGCCCAGGCCAGGTCCAGTGATCTGGGACTGTTCTTCTTCACGGATACCTGCTGTAGACAGCATGATTCCTGTAAGCTATACATTCCATCGGGGGAGACCAAATTTGGATTAACTAATACTGGTCTATTTACAAg ATCGCACTGCAGTTGCGACGCCAAATTCCGGGAATGCTTAAAAAAGACCAACTCGCTGGTTTCTTCCCAGATTGGACTAACTTATTTCAACGTGCTTGGACCACAATGCTTCCGACGAGCTCATCCCATCGTTAAATGTGTGAGAAGAACCAG ATTGACCGGTCAAAAGTGTGAAGAATATGAGTTGGACTACACCAAACCCAAAATGTGGCAGTGGTTTGACAACGAGAGCTATTAA